One genomic region from Reichenbachiella ulvae encodes:
- a CDS encoding FtsL-like putative cell division protein, producing the protein MASNTYKNPASSRTGKRSFFSLLESFINVERLFENGLPIQFLMPILYVTVLCIIYIGNLHFAEKNIRKISKLRVQVEDLRADYTTLKADYMYTSKQSEVAKKAAKLGLKETIDPPYKIVVKASE; encoded by the coding sequence ATGGCTTCTAATACCTACAAAAATCCCGCTTCTTCCCGTACAGGAAAGAGAAGCTTTTTTTCGTTGCTAGAGAGTTTTATCAATGTAGAAAGACTCTTTGAGAATGGTCTGCCCATTCAGTTTTTGATGCCGATTCTATACGTGACGGTGCTTTGTATCATTTATATCGGCAACCTACACTTTGCTGAAAAGAACATCCGAAAAATATCTAAGTTGAGAGTACAGGTCGAGGACTTGCGTGCAGACTATACCACGCTCAAGGCCGACTATATGTATACCAGCAAACAATCCGAGGTGGCCAAGAAGGCGGCCAAACTGGGATTGAAAGAAACCATTGATCCACCCTACAAAATCGTCGTAAAAGCCAGTGAATAA
- a CDS encoding DUF1059 domain-containing protein gives MKTMTCKQLGGACDLEFHAESFEQMAELSKQHGMDMYQKKDPKHLAAMGEMQELMQNPEAMQAWFESKKKEFEALPDGN, from the coding sequence ATGAAAACAATGACTTGCAAACAACTAGGCGGTGCCTGTGATCTGGAATTTCACGCCGAATCCTTCGAGCAAATGGCCGAATTGAGCAAACAACATGGCATGGACATGTATCAAAAGAAAGATCCTAAACATCTTGCCGCTATGGGAGAGATGCAGGAATTGATGCAAAACCCTGAAGCCATGCAGGCGTGGTTTGAGAGCAAAAAGAAAGAATTTGAGGCACTGCCTGATGGCAATTAA
- a CDS encoding DoxX family protein, whose amino-acid sequence MKITGVIISWAVAVLMVFDAVMKFVKHPIMVELLSNIGYQESDYNAIGVLGLAAGLLYLIPRTTVLGLFMMTGYLGGALASNFRTEASPTSHLWFALIVLMLVWIGALLRFPKLKGIFSFPLK is encoded by the coding sequence ATGAAAATAACAGGAGTGATCATATCATGGGCGGTAGCCGTTCTGATGGTGTTCGATGCGGTGATGAAGTTCGTCAAGCATCCCATCATGGTGGAGTTGTTGAGCAATATTGGCTATCAAGAGAGTGACTACAATGCCATCGGGGTGTTGGGGCTGGCTGCTGGTTTGCTCTACCTTATCCCACGTACCACGGTGCTGGGCTTGTTTATGATGACGGGCTATCTCGGCGGTGCACTTGCTTCTAATTTTCGCACCGAGGCTTCACCCACCTCACATCTATGGTTTGCCTTGATCGTCCTGATGCTGGTGTGGATCGGGGCGTTGCTGCGTTTTCCTAAGCTGAAGGGGATTTTTAGTTTTCCTTTGAAGTGA
- a CDS encoding porin family protein, whose product MKHLYIKTLIICAMGLLANSPLMAQQSVTIDASQVVSTFSYQDSNSSKNFDMFGSSDYNAINSGAYSLGYRRTTDMGWIFRGSLGMRRAGATTIIDETNYRWDFQYMTLQVGAGYEFITMDKLGVYATLSPYAAYMLKANQRLDNEDFDIKKSGEINAWDFGLQLTPGVQFVASDFVTLYGEFSMIQGLKNLESEDNGQNSYNVGYAFTLGLAFTIQ is encoded by the coding sequence ATGAAACATCTATACATAAAAACATTAATCATCTGCGCAATGGGCCTGTTGGCGAACAGCCCGCTGATGGCGCAGCAGAGTGTAACCATCGATGCATCACAGGTGGTTTCTACTTTTAGCTATCAGGATAGCAACTCATCCAAAAACTTTGACATGTTCGGTAGCTCGGACTACAATGCGATCAACTCGGGTGCTTACAGCCTCGGTTACAGACGCACGACGGACATGGGCTGGATCTTTAGAGGGAGTCTGGGGATGAGAAGAGCCGGTGCGACGACCATCATCGATGAGACCAACTACCGTTGGGATTTTCAGTACATGACCCTGCAAGTAGGAGCGGGATACGAATTTATTACTATGGACAAGTTGGGCGTGTATGCCACACTTTCGCCTTATGCCGCTTACATGCTAAAGGCCAACCAAAGACTGGACAATGAGGATTTTGACATCAAAAAATCTGGTGAGATCAATGCATGGGATTTTGGATTGCAGTTGACCCCTGGGGTGCAGTTTGTCGCTTCAGATTTCGTGACGCTTTACGGTGAGTTCAGCATGATTCAGGGATTGAAAAACCTGGAGTCAGAAGACAACGGGCAAAACTCCTACAATGTAGGATATGCTTTCACACTCGGACTAGCCTTTACCATTCAATAA
- a CDS encoding GDCCVxC domain-containing (seleno)protein, translated as MSQLILESTITCPKCGHQKTETMPTDACQYFYECANCHEVLKPKQGDCCVYCSYGSAKCPPIQQQSNCCG; from the coding sequence ATGAGCCAATTAATTCTTGAATCGACGATAACATGTCCTAAGTGTGGGCACCAAAAAACGGAAACCATGCCCACCGATGCTTGTCAGTACTTTTATGAATGTGCCAACTGCCATGAGGTGCTCAAACCAAAGCAGGGAGACTGCTGTGTGTACTGCAGCTATGGCTCTGCAAAGTGCCCTCCCATCCAACAGCAAAGCAACTGTTGCGGATAA
- a CDS encoding START domain-containing protein: protein MIRVFTWIVLGSLPVLGLAQDWQYAKTEDGIKVYTRSSELSPVKEFRATGWVQADPGEVLKALLDFEHYRQWYDHCEKAELLEKQSDSTMTYYLELAMPFPFSNRDAVLDLTIQRTEEEIRLSYMRNATAREEIDGVVRMPVSEGIWILKPKEQGTEVLHQFKGDPAGNVPPSMANLFVVAGPISTLTELGEYLDRME, encoded by the coding sequence ATGATTAGAGTGTTCACATGGATTGTGCTGGGCAGCTTACCTGTATTAGGGCTGGCTCAGGACTGGCAATATGCCAAAACAGAAGATGGGATCAAGGTATATACGCGTTCTTCGGAGCTCTCTCCGGTCAAGGAGTTTCGTGCCACGGGATGGGTTCAGGCTGATCCGGGGGAGGTGCTAAAGGCACTTTTGGATTTTGAACATTATCGGCAGTGGTACGACCATTGCGAAAAGGCTGAGCTGCTGGAGAAGCAGTCGGATAGTACTATGACCTACTATCTGGAGTTGGCCATGCCTTTTCCCTTTAGCAATCGCGATGCAGTGCTGGATTTGACGATTCAAAGAACAGAGGAGGAGATTCGCCTGAGCTATATGCGGAATGCCACAGCACGCGAAGAAATAGATGGGGTCGTACGGATGCCGGTATCAGAGGGGATTTGGATATTGAAACCTAAGGAACAGGGAACAGAAGTGCTACATCAGTTCAAAGGAGATCCTGCTGGGAATGTGCCTCCCAGTATGGCCAATCTGTTCGTAGTGGCAGGGCCTATTAGTACCCTGACGGAGTTGGGGGAGTATTTGGATCGGATGGAGTGA
- the rsmH gene encoding 16S rRNA (cytosine(1402)-N(4))-methyltransferase RsmH, which translates to MSEYHNPVMLQECIEGLDIKSDGVYVDVTFGGGGHSQEILKHLDEKGRLFGFDQDDDAKANANNIESRSFTFVQANFRYLKKYLRLHGVKKVDGILADLGISSHQINTPGRGFSTRFDGPLDMRMDTSQAISAREVLNDYDEKALHKILGQYGEVKNAKTLAAAIVTARGQKPLETIEQFLDAIRKLAPRGRENKYFAQVFQAIRIEVNEELKALEEFLVQSAEVLKENGKLVVMSYHSLEDRLVKNYINKGKFYGEVEKDLYGNQIKPLQSITRKPIIASDEEINENNRARSAKLRIAEKI; encoded by the coding sequence ATGAGTGAGTATCATAACCCTGTCATGTTACAAGAATGTATCGAAGGGTTGGATATTAAATCTGACGGAGTTTATGTGGATGTCACTTTCGGTGGCGGAGGACACAGCCAGGAGATTCTCAAACATCTGGATGAAAAAGGTCGCTTGTTTGGTTTTGATCAGGATGATGATGCCAAAGCAAACGCTAATAATATAGAGAGTCGTTCTTTCACTTTTGTTCAGGCCAACTTCAGATACCTAAAAAAATACCTCAGACTACATGGCGTCAAGAAAGTGGATGGGATATTGGCGGATCTGGGGATTTCGTCTCATCAGATCAATACGCCAGGTCGTGGGTTTTCTACCCGATTCGATGGTCCATTGGATATGCGAATGGATACTTCTCAAGCGATATCTGCTCGGGAGGTTCTCAATGATTATGATGAAAAGGCGCTTCACAAAATACTCGGGCAGTATGGTGAGGTGAAGAACGCAAAGACACTAGCGGCTGCTATCGTGACAGCCAGAGGGCAAAAGCCGCTGGAGACGATAGAGCAATTTTTGGACGCGATCCGAAAGCTGGCACCCAGAGGGAGAGAAAACAAGTATTTCGCTCAGGTGTTTCAGGCGATCCGAATCGAGGTAAACGAAGAGCTGAAAGCCCTCGAAGAGTTTTTGGTCCAAAGTGCTGAGGTGCTGAAAGAGAATGGAAAATTGGTCGTGATGTCTTACCACTCGCTGGAGGACAGATTGGTCAAAAATTATATAAACAAAGGGAAGTTTTATGGTGAGGTAGAAAAGGACCTGTACGGCAATCAGATCAAGCCACTGCAGTCCATCACCAGAAAACCGATCATAGCAAGTGATGAAGAAATAAATGAAAACAACCGGGCACGCAGTGCCAAACTAAGAATAGCAGAAAAAATATAG
- a CDS encoding helix-turn-helix domain-containing protein, which produces MILHRQKFEYKGRALIEKIRIQAPFRYEALFEDEGCFLYVNGSPAHFHAADQKITLPSNESVLLKCGTYFVDWLQGSEAETCEVLAVHLPTELLRDIYRNEVPSFLRERQETPYIQKILPELTLSKFIESLDFYFDTPALVTDELLELKIKELILILVQTRNAESILELFSALFAPRKVTMQEVIQTHLYSDLTVSQLAELCHMSLSSFKREFVKHYGDSPKNYLNGQKLERARELLQVSEEGIARVAYQVGYSDPAYFSRLFKSKFGYSPSEVRQS; this is translated from the coding sequence GTGATACTCCACAGACAGAAATTTGAATACAAGGGCAGGGCCCTGATCGAGAAGATTCGGATTCAGGCTCCCTTTCGATACGAAGCGCTTTTCGAGGACGAGGGTTGCTTTTTGTATGTCAATGGATCGCCGGCTCATTTTCATGCGGCAGATCAGAAGATCACGCTCCCTTCCAATGAATCCGTTTTGCTCAAATGTGGGACATATTTCGTAGACTGGCTACAAGGTTCGGAGGCGGAGACTTGCGAGGTATTGGCTGTGCATCTGCCTACCGAGCTGTTGCGGGATATTTACCGAAACGAAGTGCCGTCTTTTTTGCGAGAGCGACAGGAGACGCCCTATATCCAAAAGATCCTTCCTGAACTGACGCTGTCCAAGTTCATCGAAAGTCTGGATTTCTATTTTGACACTCCGGCCCTGGTCACCGACGAGCTGTTGGAACTGAAAATCAAGGAGCTGATTTTGATCCTGGTGCAGACCCGAAATGCCGAATCTATTTTGGAGTTGTTTTCTGCGCTATTCGCTCCGCGCAAGGTTACCATGCAGGAGGTCATCCAGACGCATCTCTATTCAGACTTGACAGTTAGCCAGTTGGCAGAGCTGTGTCACATGAGTCTCTCTTCCTTCAAGAGGGAGTTTGTGAAGCACTATGGGGACAGCCCGAAAAACTACCTCAATGGCCAGAAGCTGGAGCGTGCCAGGGAGCTACTACAAGTATCCGAAGAGGGCATTGCCAGAGTGGCCTATCAGGTAGGCTACTCCGACCCGGCCTATTTCTCCCGCCTGTTCAAGAGCAAATTTGGTTACTCTCCCTCTGAGGTCCGCCAGTCCTGA
- the mraZ gene encoding division/cell wall cluster transcriptional repressor MraZ, giving the protein MAFFTSEYECKLDAKGRLALPAKIKANLPEVSGNELVVMKGFDPNLVVYTMMEFKKIQSKFASLSDFDAAQRRLKRNFFRSVAPVELDSAGRFLIPKAWIEHAKLEKNVIVIGTGSTVEIWNPKLYDEYLIEDSEEYSDLAKKFLDE; this is encoded by the coding sequence ATGGCTTTTTTTACAAGCGAATATGAGTGTAAGTTGGATGCTAAGGGTAGATTGGCCTTGCCTGCGAAGATCAAGGCTAATCTACCCGAGGTGTCTGGCAATGAGCTAGTTGTAATGAAGGGGTTCGATCCGAACCTCGTCGTTTACACCATGATGGAGTTCAAGAAAATCCAAAGCAAATTCGCTTCGCTAAGTGATTTTGATGCCGCCCAAAGAAGATTGAAAAGAAACTTTTTCCGCAGTGTTGCTCCCGTAGAACTAGACAGTGCAGGACGTTTTTTGATACCGAAAGCCTGGATCGAACATGCCAAGCTCGAAAAGAACGTCATCGTGATAGGGACAGGCAGTACCGTGGAGATCTGGAATCCGAAATTGTACGACGAGTATTTGATCGAAGACAGTGAGGAGTATTCAGATTTGGCTAAAAAATTCCTAGATGAATGA
- a CDS encoding TlpA disulfide reductase family protein, producing MKYKVFPCLLVIVLFSLIACQPEEPQYVFSIEGKVPNLYPGQVLLTQATDINQKEFEVIDTLSIAPDSSFQASYNLEPHYYVLNFYDSLKVPFIADSGQQIKIEFPTDGRAIVSGSPDTERFEQYEKFRNDILKQTVYPLRGQLYSMLGQNDPNLGPQIGELGQRLEAAEAKYRDTLIHAVKKMGPSIAVYPTTVRWNGDKDMAYYDQLASELSQKYDGLKVAEEINEKVRVLKQVSIGGKVSDIVAQDSTGTELTLYSNLGKYTLIDFWGSWCAPCRAESQSLNEMYSQYHDAGFEIFGFGVETRKDKWAQAIQKDNRNWINVSTLDGYKNEVSKEYSITSLPKNFLVDENGIIIGKDLHGEELAAKLAELFSGI from the coding sequence ATGAAATACAAAGTCTTCCCTTGCCTCCTCGTCATTGTTTTATTTTCCTTAATTGCCTGTCAGCCCGAAGAGCCACAGTACGTCTTTTCTATTGAAGGCAAAGTGCCAAACCTCTATCCAGGCCAGGTACTTTTGACCCAAGCCACGGACATCAACCAAAAGGAGTTCGAGGTAATAGACACCCTATCCATTGCCCCTGACAGCAGCTTTCAGGCCAGCTACAACCTGGAGCCTCATTACTATGTTTTAAATTTTTATGACTCTCTAAAAGTCCCTTTCATAGCAGATTCAGGTCAGCAGATCAAGATAGAGTTCCCGACTGACGGAAGAGCCATTGTCTCAGGTTCGCCAGACACCGAACGCTTCGAACAGTACGAAAAATTCAGGAATGACATCCTAAAACAAACGGTCTATCCTCTCCGTGGACAGCTCTACTCCATGCTCGGTCAGAACGATCCCAACCTTGGACCCCAAATCGGTGAACTGGGACAGAGATTAGAGGCAGCAGAAGCAAAATACCGGGACACGCTGATCCATGCCGTAAAGAAAATGGGCCCCTCTATCGCGGTCTATCCTACCACGGTCCGTTGGAATGGCGACAAAGACATGGCCTACTATGACCAACTGGCTTCAGAGCTTTCCCAAAAATACGACGGCCTAAAAGTAGCTGAAGAGATCAACGAAAAGGTCCGTGTATTGAAGCAGGTATCTATCGGAGGCAAGGTGAGCGATATCGTGGCTCAGGACAGCACAGGCACAGAACTGACACTCTATTCCAACCTGGGTAAATACACCTTGATTGACTTTTGGGGCAGCTGGTGTGCGCCTTGCCGAGCCGAAAGCCAATCTCTCAACGAAATGTACAGTCAATACCACGATGCTGGATTCGAAATCTTTGGCTTTGGGGTAGAAACTAGAAAAGACAAATGGGCGCAGGCCATCCAAAAAGACAACAGGAACTGGATCAACGTGTCCACGCTAGACGGATACAAGAATGAGGTCTCGAAGGAGTACTCCATCACCTCCCTACCCAAAAACTTCCTGGTGGACGAAAACGGCATCATCATAGGTAAAGACCTACACGGAGAGGAATTGGCAGCAAAACTGGCGGAGTTGTTTTCTGGGATTTAG